In Aegilops tauschii subsp. strangulata cultivar AL8/78 chromosome 3, Aet v6.0, whole genome shotgun sequence, one genomic interval encodes:
- the LOC109746991 gene encoding glutathione transferase GST 23: MEMMPCEQPAVRLIGWLSPYVHRAEVALRLKGVPYELLHDDMASKSDLLLTHNPVHKKVPVLLHGHRSIPESLVIVEYVDEAFPAGRPLLPSDPLARANARFWARFLDDKCWKALWVALWAEPGEARAAAAREAKEGLALLEAQLPEGKRFFGGDAIGLLDIAASGVARWLGVFEEMAGVRLLTEEEHPALCRWAREYAADETVRQCLPHRDLVLAVLTPRRDMFVSTAKAMAAHK; this comes from the exons ATGGAGATGATGCCTTGTGAACAGCCGGCGGTGAGGCTCATCGGCTGGCTGAGCCCGTACGTGCACCGGGCCGAGGTGGCCCTGCGCCTCAAGGGCGTCCCCTACGAGCTCCTACACGACGACATGGCCAGCAAGAGCGACCTGCTGCTCACCCACAACCCCGTCCACAAGAAGGTCCCCGTGCTCCTCCACGGCCACCGCTCCATCCCGGAGTCGCTCGTCATCGTCGAGTACGTCGACGAGGCCTTCCCCGCCGGCCGGCCGCTGCTCCCCTCCGACCCCCTCGCCCGCGCCAACGCCCGCTTCTGGGCAAGATTCCTCGACGACAAG TGCTGGAAGGCCCTGTGGGTGGCGCTGTGGGCGGAGCCcggcgaggcgcgggcggcggcggcgagggaggccAAGGAGGGCCTGGCGCTGCTGGAGGCGCAGCTGCCGGAGGGGAAGCGGTTCTTCGGCGGCGACGCCATCGGCCTCCTTGACATAGCTGCCAGCGGGGTGGCGCGCTGGCTGGGCGTGTTCGAGGAGATGGCCGGGGTGCGGCTGCTGACCGAGGAGGAGCACCCGGCGCTGTGCCGGTGGGCGAGGGAGTACGCGGCGGACGAGACCGTGCGGCAGTGCCTCCCGCACAGGGACCTCGTGCTCGCCGTCCTGACGCCCAGAAGGGACATGTTCGTGTCCACGGCCAAGGCCATGGCCGCGCACAAGTAG